GCTGGCTCTCTggtatctaataatatataatatagtgcaTTGATAATGGTAACCGTTGCAAAAATCTAGCAAGACCATATCATGATTTCCTTAACAACAATAATTGTCCTGCCTCCGTATATCCAGAGTCATGGCAATCGGTGGAATGGTATAGAGGTTGAGTTGCAGCGCCATCTAACGGCGACTTAAAAGAAAGTGGATAGTATAAAATCATATCCATGATTACCTCAAAGTACTAACGGGTTACTCCGAACGAAAACTACTCCGATGAGTGGAAAAAGGGAAAGTTTATCATCCTTCTCTAGCATAGTGGCATAGGGCATAGTACGCTTCCCACAAGCTTAGCCTATCGCGTTGCTTTTCGACATTGTTCAGCTGTTCGGGTGTATGTCAATCTTACCTGCGCCTATGCGCGGTGTGGTTAGGATTCTACCTGAGTCATTGAATACAATGGAGTTTCCTCCGAATATGCGAGTAGTGGTGTCTTTCTTAGAAGTACAAAGCTGTCGCTTTGTTTATCAAAGGGCAAGACGTAGGCCAAGACAGTTCGACACCTGTTGTATCATATCGATTAGTCGTTCTGTATGGTTTCCACCTTGAATTAAGTGGTGAATCGCACCGCGATGGCCCGGTTGAAGTTGCACACCCACGAAAACCAAATTGAGGATCTAGGGTGCCTAAGTCCTCCGGCACCTGTTGAATGAGGCCTACGTCTTGTACAAACTCTGCTCAGTGTAGTACGGTTGCCAATCGATGCTTGCGCCAGATAGTAGGAGCTCAGAGGTATCAGATGCCACCACAGAAGATTTCGATTTGACATTTCACGTACACAATAATCGTAATGGCGGACATCACGAGATGAACGAACCCCCGACGGGCTAAATAAGCAGCTGCTGTTACCGATCATGAGCCTGACGACGACAACAATCAACAAATGATAGACAGAATAAATGTTATGtacccaatatatatatatatatatattctcgcCTGTATCATTGGTAGAAAACCccaaaataagaatttaaaaagcgCATAGATATGAGGCGAATAGTTTGACTAATTCGGTAGTTGAGTCAAAACTTATGAAAATTATGCGAGCTGAGAGAGCGTAGTAGGCTAATTCCAAAATGTCTTACTTATTTCTAACTTAGCTATTGAACTGTTTCtgtttctaaattatattttaaatttgtatttttgtttttatttacattgcgtattgtttttaattaattttgtgttaattttaaagAGCAAACTTTAGTCCGAATTCGTTCAAGTTCGAATAGGAATTTCTACCAGCGTCCTATGTGGTCACTTTATTTCGGTTGTTTTGAAATTAGTTCCTGGTTGTTAGACATTTTTGGAGAACTAAGAAAagggttatgtttttaaaataatatgcaggacaagtttcataatgatttttttatgtttttaaagcatttttgtggaaaaaaatcaaaaaaatattgaaaaaatatctttttttggactcgaatttttaaatttgaatcgattattattgttttaatattgacaaataacctgtgtttattcgtttttagaaatcagaagaaaaaattgattttattctaaattttttttaaattaaagttgcatttttgacttatttttaaaaaatctaaaaaacgtgataactcaaggttcaaattattgcaaatagttACCCCTATCACCTACTAACCGGAATACATCGAATTatcaataaccctgtatataaatataaacaaatccaCTAATTTTCTACATTTATGCGATTTTTGGTGTTGAAAACGTATacgacatttttcatttttaatggtAGGCATATTGGCTTTGGCCGATTTTGTCAcccaaatattaaccatccctttgACCaatcaaccttgagaactaagatgtaatgtctcttgtgcctgtagttacactggctcactcgcccttcaaaccggaacacaacaatactgagtacttttgtttggcggtagaatgtctgatgagtgggtggtacctacccaaataggcttgcataaagccctatcatcaataatacaatacaagaaaataataaatattcgtgAATGCCAtgcgatatataaatatagatttatatatcttatatagatCTATAAAATTAAGTGGTGTTAATTACACTACTTATAACTCAAGAACGGATAAACCGTTTTGGCTGGTGAATAACGATCACTAGGTATTAGATTTAGTAGTTCAAACAAATATACCTCTGTTATATCCCTGAACATATGGAAGTTTATGATACATTAATGAAGGCAATTGATGATGGAAATGGTGGTTTATATTTCCTGGATGCCCCTGATGGAACTGGTAAGacgcaaataaaatatctatggaAATATCTACGCAATGACTTGAGATGTTTTGGAGGTGCAAcgattttacatacatacatcatacatacatacatacatctgcCGAAGATTTTTTGGAGCGATTGCTAACTGTCGGTAATGGTCGAGTACCTGTCGACGAATCTAGCGGATCGATCTCATTTTTTCAGAATTTCCGTAAATTTGTCTCATCGAAAGATGAACTCATCAACAAAGTATTCCCAAACATCTTTACTAAccacaaaaataatgaatggTTGAATGAGCGAGCAATTTTGGCGGTTAATAATAAAGATGTAGATGATTTAAACTACATAATTTCCGATCAATTATACATTCACAAGGCCAATTTTTGAAAGTTAGTGGTCCGAATCtagataattaatgtttttcccATGGTCAATTATAAGTGGCATGTTCACGGGTCGGAAGAACAACTGCGTGATTTGTTCTTGCGCCTgataataaaccaaaaaatgTCGTCACTAAGTGCTTCACTGAAGAGTCCAACCTATGCACCAAAAGAATCATTAAAatacttgatattttatatttattaaataaataaaaaaaatgaacttaATAAAATCCAAAATCTGCTCATTTATTGCATCTAAGGTGGAACAAAGTTCGCCGGGTCAGCtagaatctaaatatatatgttgattCTCCGCGACAGAATTTACATTAGAAATCGGTAGAAGATTGACTTGTATAAAGTGACCGCTTGTCAAGATGTTCCTATCTGCAAGTGGTATTTTATATTGGGAAATTGAAACGGATCTCgagacaataaaaaatataacagaagGATCTTATTCTCCTGTAAAATCTATTTGCTATGACATGTGTCAAAAATGGCAAAAATGGAAAGTAACTGTATGTAAACATGCGAAGTATGTATTCATGAATaggtgttaatttttttgtatactttcGTATAGccctatttacaatttatagatACCACAGAGCAgtaacttgaattaaatttatttctatttaaaataactaacataaaatataaattgttaaatttataattatacagtagttttatttgtattaatacatatacataaatatactgtGATTAACGAGGCGGTACCGGAGATATCGGGCACAGACAATATTACTTTTACTCTTGCTACAAAATGCGGggtatgttatgtttataaataatgtggacgaattgatattatatttgttttacttttataaacaaTCGCGGGAAAATTCTTGCCAATTCACTCACGGATAAGAAGTATGTGTATTTGTCAAAGTATACAATTGGTGCTGTTTTTGTTTAGTTAACTATAAACTTTTCACGGTGATGAAGATGCGGCATCGCGTCAGTCGTTTTGAATTATTCCTTTTAATTACATCTCAACATggtttcaaattataaactattttcaatAACTCTTGTCTTTAGTGTTGTATCAGGAGAATTCCATCGGGAAAAGCATGGTAAACGAAAACAAGAGCGGTACGACAAAACGTTGTGGAAAAAAGAATACGAAAACGAATTAAATGAGGCAATGCTAGTTCCAAATAGGGCAAAAAATGTTACTAGATTTGCTCAATCAGCGACTGATAACGAAGTTGTCATAGAAAAACTTATGGAAACAATAACGGCAagtgaaaaacatttaaaaaaaatggaaagtATCGATTTCAGATTAAACAGACTGGACATAGAAGTTCACGAAAAGaccgataaaatattaaagcaacTGATGGATATTACAACCGCTATAGATAATCTAAACTATAACGAAAAAATGGAAGCTATATTAGGTCCCTTTAGAACTGatatagaacaaataaaatcgATGTTAGAAAATCAAAAACGATCTTATGTTAGAGATTCAAATGGTATGCTCATTTATATGCTTAAACATAGtgtctaaaattaaattgcgTCGTAATAATACCATAAAATTTTCCTGTGtttaaattgcatttataatatatttcgtgtATAGCGGTGAAATAAATATCGTGTGGAAACTATCTACCGGATAATAAATAATCTGCTATAAGTGTATTCACCAAGCCAGTCCAGCAGCTTGAAATTTACAGGCATTTAGTTATTTCTAggaaaacaataaacatttctgtattaatatttatagtcctaatttttattaattattggatGTTTcacaatttatagttttatcaaAATGGATACGTATCTTGGATACGTAccttagaaaaaaaacaaattactttatatgCTTTTAAATAACGATGTGTAAGCTTAAGTCATGCCTCGTTATGTGGTGACGacacataaacaaataataaattgtactaCAAGGTGAGGTTAATTGTTAAAGATTGTTTGTAATGTTTCAGCGGATACAGACTGCCATTTGGAGACAGCTTTAGATAATCGTCTTTCGTTTTTGGAAATGCACATGAAGTCACTTGCGAGCAACGTGGAAGTTATATTGAATGTGATATCGGAGGTCAAAAACAGACAACGTTCTCGAAATATTAATGAGTATTTCTTATTTTCActcttaaatgtatctttaattatgataaaggtttattcaaaataaaaactctcTATTTAACAGTTCAGATCAAATTGGACGTACGCTGGACCCTACCAATTTGATTACCGAGTTCCGACGAGTTTTACAAGagcaaaaatctaaaaaatgcGATTGCAGGTTCGTTACATTAACTTTGattcaaatcatttatattaagagTACAAttctatattgtattattagtatttattttacagttttaattaaaaagtaacctatcACGCATTAGACACGAGCATCTTACTCTAAGATTGATTCATTTGTCTGTTTATTGTTTAGATTAGGCCGTGTAGACCGCTCAGAACGATATCCAACCGATTGTCAGGAAATTCAAGCGCAAGGATTCAATGTGACCGGTATTTACAAGATCAAACCTGATGATACAGAACCCTTTTACGTTCTTTGTGATCTGAACTCTGCAGGCGGCGGCTGGAcggtaatataaacaaaatgccTTTTGttgaaattgtattcaaattttgattttaaacgtaaacaaaatattaacattcataGGTGATACAAAATAGATTCGACGGATCTCAAGACTTTTACAAAAATTGGGTAGAATATAAGCACGGATTTGGAAATCTTGCAGGCGAATTTTGGCTCGGCTTAGAAAAGATATATTATCTGACAAACCAGAAGTTGTACGAGTTGAGAGTAGAAATGGAAGCACAACATGGACAAGAAGTATCTGCTACATATTCGGTGTTTACGTTGGGGCCGGAATATGAAGGATATCGTATAAGCACACTTGGAACATTTCGTGGCAATGCTGGTGACATAAATGTGTACAATCTTAAATTACTTAAAGGCCAAATAAAACGGTATATATTTATGGTCGATTTACGCTTGCAGGAGACTCACTATCATACCACGCGGGACAGAAATTTTCTACATACGACTCTGACAATGACGAATGGAAGGACGGATCATGCTCTATAGAGCATGGGGGAGCTTGGTGGTATAAGGAATGTGACAAGAGGTAAGAAAGTAAAAGgtattgcattaaaatataaaaaaggtaaatatttaaaacgttttggACTTACCTAATCAAGAAGTGCTATGCCGattgatgtaaaataatataagttgaaGGTACCTACTATTACGATGCTTTACTTTAAGTCCTAATGTTGGTATGTTGGTTCTTCGCACGGGGCTTAAGATATAGGATGTCATCCTGGGATGCGTGAGGTGCATGCCTCGCGTCTTCTTCATCGGACGACCCTAAGCACTATGGCAGCAGGTTTGGCCTCGAGTTGCTATACGTACGAGTAATTATATCAAGGAAAGCAAATGACCTTGGTGCCCTGGATGGAAGAACTGCGTGTTAAAAAATGCCGCTATGGTATAAAGTTGCCTATCCCTAAGTTGTCCCTGTTATCCTAAGTCTAGCCCTGTTTGTGCTAGTAAAATGAttgaaatttttacattttcagtAGCCACCCAGACTTTGAAAGTGGGCAGGGTTGGagtcaagaaaataattaatactttaaatgccCTTGGCCTATGGAAGATTGCAGTCCCAATTAATcagaataatatactttattcgagtagacttttacaagtacttaCATTTTTCATCgtcatcggttcggaatgtaggttCTACTGAAaaggaccggcaagaaactcaatagttactgcTTGAAACTTTCAGTAATCCatattggataaaaaaataGCGCCAATTTTTTGCCACCCCAGGCCGTGTCCATTTCGACTTATAGGTACATCCCTCATTTGTAGGAGCGTATACATCTTCAATACGTCAGTACGCCTAATCTCTCATTTCattatcttatcttataaaGCAACGTTACAACAATACTCCTTAAgtgcttatttttaaaatcgttaataattgtattcattCTTATTAAGCTTTTTACTTTTAGTAATTTGAAtggcaaatatttaataactgccGAGGAGAGTAATGGACAGTCCATTTACTGGGTATCCTTCAATGGCCCCACATCACCCCTCTATAAAACCCGAATGATGATCAGGCCTTTGCCAGCGAGTCGACCGATGGACTATAGCGAAAAACCACGGGTAaatgattactttaaattaGTTCCTTCTCGATCtagtatgattttaaatattattcgctTATGGTCgcgtttttttcaaaatttgaaaactttaaaatcaattataacaaATGTTTCAGATTAATTTGGACAGTCTCAAATCACAAAACGACAAGAAACATGTCCGCGGGAAAGACGCGAAGAGCTCGTACGATGTGGTGCGCGGCCGCATGCCTTACCGCTACGACGTACTACACCCCGACGGATTCTTCCCTAATTATACATGAACAAATACAAAAGCAATTAATTTGAACAATGCACAACaattgtcatttattaatatttatctatctttCCATGATCGGGcagtttttctaaaaatatcaaGATTTTTGTACTTTCAGTAGTTATCAGTAATGAGCCAGTTAATATGACCTACCAGTCAAAATGCTTATGTGGTGTAGTTTCggtaatttaaactttaatgtttcaacaataattatgaacatAGAATAAAAAGGGggtaatacgaaataaaataatagaaatcaGTCTCATccgctttattaatattactccaACGTGAAAAGTTCAGCTCCTAAAGAGTTGAGCAATGTGAACTGGACAACATACAAATATTCGCATGTCTTaagactataaatatttaaacaggaAGTATAACAAAACTCCTCATGATTATTACAGTCGCACATCGCAGACGTCCTTGCGCTGGCAGCCGGCTCCGATGTTCACTTACAGTATCACACTGACAACTACGTGTTATTATCATTAACCTCATGGCAGTGCACAAGCTGTTGTAAGAAACATTCAAAATTTACAGACAAAAAGTCACTACgacacaataattatatttaaaacaacgtTATGTTATATCACTATGTTTGTTTCTAcacatagataattattatttaaaaagaaatggaTCAATCGAAGTCAACTACGAAACGATTAATACATTTatctttaacaatttaaattaagaacttaATAATAACGAAAATCAATGACCTCCAGATTATAGggaattcaaaaacattttaaatttacagtcATTATTAGGAGACTATCTTTCCCTTCTGCGTCGAAGcgaccaaaaataatttataagtctgTATGCTCTGTGCATATTCCtccaattttaaatgataaaatagttttaatttcccGTTCATTTCGATCATAGATTTGTATTTGGTACGTGACGCCATACACTGTTACCTGTCTTATGCGCTATGTAATAATCAGtttcttgtaaattaaatattatattaatccaCCAATTCTatgataaaatctttaataacgTCCACTGAATATTTGCATTACATTTCTAACAAtcattatttacacaatatctACTCATCTTCAATACCGGatacacattatttattatcataagaaatatacaattactatagatatatttaaattaataaaactaacgtAAAAGTAAGcacaataaaagaaataagtaGCACCATAGATTAAATCGTTTATGCCTTTACCAGATTgtgaaacaaattataaacatcTAGAGAATGTGCCATTTTCAAATACTAATACGATTGCACCTGCAACACCTCACTCGCGAATCGTGTTAACGTCTAAACTAAATaggtaataatatcaaatacgaTAACCAAATTATAGTTCAACATCTAAGTAATTACACATATTACTACTACTTCCGAGACTACACatgtataattgaatataaaacagaCGTAGTATGATGTGATTTTATGTTACAATtgattgtaatgtaatatatatataacattatgacgaatgtgttttaattaaataaattgtaatttgcaTTAGTGTGatgatcatttaaatataatctcaaatatattat
This genomic window from Vanessa atalanta chromosome Z, ilVanAtal1.2, whole genome shotgun sequence contains:
- the LOC125076318 gene encoding fibrinogen C domain-containing protein 1-like, coding for MWTTLIFILWINGISSARKELPPKRGENYDDELENIFAKTNYNYSRLPTTTERIAKPEVVVEKFVETLMASERYLKLIETVEAKVVHLETIFQERTNTILKYLTEVLRAMKTNPVDALQSSLHSLKNDLDKLKHVVSHQKDESPKLRVSDTDCHLETALDNRLSFLEMHMKSLASNVEVILNVISEVKNRQRSRNINDSDQIGRTLDPTNLITEFRRVLQEQKSKKCDCRLGRVDRSERYPTDCQEIQAQGFNVTGIYKIKPDDTEPFYVLCDLNSAGGGWTVIQNRFDGSQDFYKNWVEYKHGFGNLAGEFWLGLEKIYYLTNQKLYELRVEMEAQHGQEVSATYSVFTLGPEYEGYRISTLGTFRGNAGDSLSYHAGQKFSTYDSDNDEWKDGSCSIEHGGAWWYKECDKSNLNGKYLITAEESNGQSIYWVSFNGPTSPLYKTRMMIRPLPASRPMDYSEKPRINLDSLKSQNDKKHVRGKDAKSSYDVVRGRMPYRYDVLHPDGFFPNYT